A single region of the Devosia sp. FJ2-5-3 genome encodes:
- the pstA gene encoding phosphate ABC transporter permease PstA yields the protein MTDQSYSAPADAVARRAAVRAGLKRRHLGERIFRVSGIVAIVLALGFVAMLFTDVLRKGIPAFTQANITLDVTFDPEVIKVDPAPVRTEGQSDAEYRAARLGWERQVAMLNWNRIIEASLRAAVPEGFEIDSRQILTIPETDARHRVREIFVNDPSVLGQTRTVTLLASANTDNWAKGNINRDLGDAQQQLSAPARTLIDAFEQEGIITQGFAWSLFTNVDSRSSPAAAGLLGALMGSLWMMLIVVVLAVPIGVGSAIYLEEFAPKSRFTDLIEVNINNLAAVPSIVFGLLGAAVFINWFHLPLSAPLAGGLVLTLMTLPTIIIATRAALRGVSPALRQAALGMGASRTQMVFHHVLPVTFPSILTATIIGVAQALGETAPLLLIGMNAFVAAVPATPVEQATALPVQIFLWQANENRNFFEARTSAAIMVLLAFMITLNAIAIFLRSRLEKRA from the coding sequence ATGACCGACCAGTCCTACAGCGCTCCCGCTGACGCCGTCGCCCGCCGCGCCGCTGTTCGCGCCGGTCTCAAGCGCCGTCATCTGGGCGAACGCATCTTCCGCGTTTCGGGCATTGTCGCCATCGTCCTGGCGCTGGGCTTTGTGGCCATGCTGTTCACCGATGTGCTGCGCAAGGGCATCCCCGCCTTTACCCAGGCCAACATCACGCTCGATGTCACCTTCGATCCCGAGGTGATCAAGGTCGATCCGGCCCCGGTGCGGACCGAAGGCCAGTCCGACGCCGAATACCGCGCTGCCCGCCTCGGCTGGGAGCGGCAGGTTGCCATGCTCAACTGGAACCGCATCATCGAGGCCTCCCTGCGCGCCGCCGTGCCGGAAGGCTTTGAGATCGACAGCCGCCAGATCCTCACCATTCCCGAGACCGACGCCCGCCACCGCGTCCGCGAGATCTTCGTCAACGATCCCTCCGTGCTCGGCCAGACCCGCACTGTGACCCTGCTCGCCTCGGCCAATACCGACAATTGGGCCAAGGGCAATATCAACCGCGATTTGGGCGACGCCCAGCAACAGCTGTCCGCCCCCGCCCGCACCCTCATCGATGCCTTCGAGCAGGAGGGCATCATCACCCAGGGCTTTGCCTGGTCGCTCTTCACCAATGTCGACAGCCGCTCCTCCCCGGCGGCCGCAGGCCTGCTTGGTGCGCTCATGGGCTCGCTTTGGATGATGCTGATCGTCGTCGTCCTCGCCGTGCCCATCGGGGTCGGCAGCGCCATCTATCTCGAGGAATTCGCGCCAAAATCGCGCTTCACCGACCTCATCGAGGTCAACATCAACAATCTCGCCGCCGTGCCGTCCATCGTCTTCGGCCTGCTCGGCGCGGCGGTGTTCATCAACTGGTTCCACCTGCCGCTTTCCGCGCCGCTGGCGGGTGGGCTGGTGCTGACGCTGATGACCCTGCCCACCATCATCATCGCCACCCGCGCCGCCCTGCGCGGCGTCTCCCCGGCCCTGCGCCAGGCAGCCCTGGGCATGGGCGCCAGCCGCACGCAGATGGTGTTCCACCACGTGCTGCCGGTCACCTTCCCATCCATCCTCACCGCCACCATTATCGGCGTGGCGCAGGCCCTGGGCGAAACTGCCCCGCTTCTTCTCATCGGCATGAACGCCTTCGTCGCCGCCGTGCCCGCCACCCCGGTCGAACAGGCCACCGCCCTCCCGGTCCAGATTTTCCTCTGGCAGGCCAATGAAAACCGCAATTTCTTCGAGGCCCGCACCTCCGCCGCCATCATGGTGCTGCTCGCCTTCATGATCACGCTCAATGCCATCGCCATTTTCCTGCGCTCGCGCCTCGAAAAGCGCGCTTAA
- the phoB gene encoding phosphate regulon transcriptional regulator PhoB, with protein MPATILVVEDEGDIAILLRYNLEAEGFRVVTAESGDEAQQAIAEKLPDLILLDWMLPEVSGIELCRRLRAREETARVPIIMLTARGEEEERVRGLATGADDYVVKPFSVPELLARIHALLRRANPNLVTASLKVGDLELDRTTHRVSRANRDIHLGPTEYRLLEYLMRHPGRVYSREQLLDGVWGNDVYVDERTVDVHIGRLRRAINRGREADPIRTVRGAGYAFDERFGQAA; from the coding sequence ATGCCCGCGACAATTCTCGTTGTCGAAGACGAAGGCGATATCGCCATTCTCCTGCGCTACAATCTCGAAGCCGAAGGGTTTCGCGTGGTCACGGCCGAAAGTGGCGACGAGGCCCAGCAGGCCATTGCCGAAAAACTGCCCGACCTCATCCTCCTCGACTGGATGCTCCCTGAAGTATCCGGCATCGAGCTCTGCCGTCGCCTGCGCGCCCGCGAGGAAACCGCCCGCGTGCCGATCATCATGCTGACAGCCCGGGGCGAGGAAGAAGAACGCGTGCGGGGCCTCGCCACCGGCGCCGACGATTATGTCGTCAAACCCTTCTCGGTTCCCGAGCTTCTGGCGCGCATCCACGCCCTCCTCCGCCGCGCCAATCCCAATCTGGTCACCGCATCGCTCAAGGTCGGCGATCTCGAACTCGACCGCACCACCCACCGCGTCAGCCGCGCCAATCGCGATATCCATCTCGGCCCCACCGAATATCGCCTGCTCGAATATCTGATGCGCCATCCCGGCCGCGTCTATTCGCGCGAACAGCTCCTCGACGGCGTCTGGGGCAATGATGTCTATGTCGACGAGCGTACGGTCGACGTCCATATCGGTCGCCTCCGCCGCGCCATCAATCGCGGCCGCGAAGCCGATCCCATCCGCACCGTGCGGGGCGCCGGCTATGCTTTCGACGAACGGTTCGGCCAGGCGGCCTGA
- a CDS encoding substrate-binding domain-containing protein translates to MKTALYASTAILALAAFATPAFAQSRDTIQIAGSSTVLPFSSIVAEEFGATFPEFKTPVVGSGGTGGGFRQFCEGVGANTIDIANASRPMRDSEREACTAAGVTDIREIQFGFDGIVFASAASGADFALTPAQVFKAIAAKVPVDGALVDNPYTSWDQIDPSLPAQPIALAIPGSNHGTREVFQERVVTPGAEAAELPEGLSDEEIEAVETTFRQDVVVEIAGDYTETLARLTANPNTVGVFGLSFYDQNRDTLKVATVDGVSPSLETVASGEYPVSRPLFFYVKGQHIGTIPGLAEFTEYFLSEGVSGTGGILESAGLIPQPAEKSAEVLAAFQAQ, encoded by the coding sequence ATGAAGACCGCACTTTACGCCAGCACCGCTATTCTCGCGCTTGCCGCCTTCGCCACGCCGGCCTTTGCCCAGTCGCGCGATACCATCCAGATCGCCGGCTCCTCGACGGTCCTGCCCTTCTCGTCCATCGTGGCCGAAGAATTCGGCGCCACCTTCCCCGAGTTCAAGACCCCGGTCGTCGGCTCCGGCGGCACCGGCGGCGGCTTCCGCCAGTTCTGTGAAGGCGTCGGCGCCAACACCATCGACATCGCCAATGCCTCCCGCCCGATGCGCGACAGCGAGCGCGAAGCCTGCACCGCAGCCGGCGTCACCGACATCCGCGAGATCCAGTTCGGCTTTGACGGCATCGTCTTCGCCTCCGCCGCTTCCGGCGCCGATTTCGCCCTGACCCCTGCCCAGGTGTTCAAGGCCATCGCCGCCAAGGTTCCGGTCGATGGCGCACTCGTCGACAATCCCTACACCTCCTGGGACCAGATCGACCCGTCCCTGCCGGCCCAGCCGATCGCGCTGGCCATCCCCGGCTCCAATCACGGCACTCGCGAAGTCTTCCAGGAACGCGTCGTCACCCCCGGCGCTGAAGCAGCCGAGCTGCCCGAAGGCCTCTCCGACGAGGAAATCGAGGCCGTCGAAACCACCTTCCGCCAGGATGTCGTGGTCGAGATCGCCGGTGACTACACCGAGACCCTCGCGCGCCTCACCGCCAATCCGAATACGGTCGGCGTCTTCGGCCTCTCCTTCTACGACCAGAACCGCGACACGCTGAAGGTCGCAACCGTCGATGGCGTCTCGCCCTCGCTCGAAACCGTTGCCTCGGGCGAATATCCGGTCAGCCGCCCGCTGTTCTTCTACGTCAAGGGCCAGCACATCGGCACCATTCCGGGCCTCGCCGAATTCACCGAATACTTCCTCTCCGAGGGCGTTTCGGGCACGGGCGGCATCCTCGAATCCGCTGGCCTCATCCCTCAGCCGGCCGAAAAGTCCGCTGAAGTCCTCGCCGCCTTCCAGGCCCAGTAA
- the arsC gene encoding arsenate reductase (glutaredoxin) (This arsenate reductase requires both glutathione and glutaredoxin to convert arsenate to arsenite, after which the efflux transporter formed by ArsA and ArsB can extrude the arsenite from the cell, providing resistance.), producing the protein MMITIYHNPDCGTSRNTLAMIVQSGEPLQIIDYRTSPPDEARLRWMIAEAGLSVRDALRKKDTPYEALGLGDPALTDDDLIAAMLAHPILINRPFVISPRGVRLCRPSELVLDLLENPDIGPFTKEDGEIIIDADGRRSSAK; encoded by the coding sequence ATCATGATCACCATCTATCACAACCCCGATTGCGGCACCTCGCGCAATACGCTCGCCATGATCGTCCAGAGCGGCGAGCCTCTCCAAATCATCGACTACCGCACCAGCCCGCCCGACGAAGCGCGCCTCCGCTGGATGATCGCCGAGGCGGGCCTCTCGGTCCGCGACGCCCTCCGCAAGAAAGACACGCCCTATGAGGCGCTGGGCCTCGGCGATCCAGCCCTCACCGACGACGACCTGATCGCCGCCATGTTGGCCCACCCCATCCTCATCAACCGCCCCTTCGTTATCTCCCCCAGGGGCGTCCGCCTCTGCCGCCCCTCCGAACTGGTCCTCGACCTCCTCGAAAACCCCGACATCGGCCCCTTCACCAAGGAAGACGGCGAAATCATCATCGACGCCGACGGGCGGCGCTCATCCGCCAAATGA
- the phoU gene encoding phosphate signaling complex protein PhoU has translation MSNAEHIVTAYSEELLTLAQSIAEMGGLVEAAIENGTKALITLDRELADLTIIADQRIDEMQRRIDDMAVSMIARRQPMASDLRAIITAIHVANDLERVGDMAKQLARRSLKLEGISLQPSFYNGVKNMKALVLRQVKDALDAYANRDAGGAVEVCNRDDEVDALHTSLFRELLTYMMEDPRNITTCTHLLFCAKNIERIGDHATNIAERAYYLATGKQLTAEVQQLQRQQIKI, from the coding sequence ATGTCCAACGCCGAACATATCGTCACCGCCTATAGCGAGGAGCTTCTCACCCTCGCCCAGTCCATCGCCGAAATGGGGGGCCTCGTCGAGGCCGCCATCGAGAACGGCACCAAGGCCCTCATCACCCTCGACCGGGAACTGGCCGACCTCACCATCATCGCCGACCAGCGCATCGACGAGATGCAGCGCCGGATCGACGACATGGCTGTGTCCATGATCGCCCGCCGCCAGCCCATGGCCTCCGATTTGCGCGCCATCATCACCGCCATCCACGTCGCCAACGATCTCGAGCGCGTCGGCGACATGGCCAAGCAACTGGCCCGCCGCTCGCTCAAGCTCGAGGGCATCAGCCTCCAGCCCTCGTTCTATAACGGGGTGAAAAACATGAAGGCGCTGGTCCTCCGCCAGGTCAAGGACGCGCTCGACGCCTATGCCAATCGCGATGCGGGCGGCGCCGTCGAGGTCTGCAATCGCGATGACGAGGTCGATGCCCTGCACACTTCGCTCTTCCGCGAATTGCTGACCTATATGATGGAAGATCCGCGCAACATCACCACCTGCACCCATCTTCTCTTCTGCGCCAAGAATATCGAGCGCATCGGCGATCACGCCACCAACATTGCCGAACGCGCCTATTACCTGGCCACCGGCAAGCAGCTGACCGCCGAAGTCCAGCAACTCCAGCGCCAGCAGATCAAGATCTGA
- the pstB gene encoding phosphate ABC transporter ATP-binding protein PstB has protein sequence MNPAANPAALIEHPIRLTARDVTVHYGAKQALHGISIDIPDRAVTAFIGPSGCGKSTFLRCINRMNDTIEGAKVGGRIELDGEDIYAPDLDVVELRARVGMVFQKPNPFPKSIYDNVAYGPRIHGLARNKTDLDEIVVNSLRKAGLFEEVKDRLAEPGTGLSGGQQQRLCIARAIAVGPEVILMDEPCSALDPIATAIIEELIDELRTNYTIVIVTHSMQQAARVSQKTAFFHLGNLIEKGDTEDIFTNPVNKQTQDYIMGRIG, from the coding sequence ATGAACCCCGCCGCCAATCCTGCCGCGCTGATCGAGCATCCGATCCGCCTCACCGCCCGCGACGTCACCGTTCACTACGGCGCCAAGCAGGCCCTGCACGGCATTTCCATCGACATCCCCGATCGCGCCGTCACCGCCTTCATCGGCCCCTCGGGCTGCGGCAAATCCACCTTCCTGCGCTGCATCAACCGCATGAACGACACCATCGAGGGCGCCAAGGTCGGCGGCCGCATCGAACTCGACGGCGAGGACATCTACGCCCCCGATCTCGACGTGGTCGAACTGCGCGCCCGCGTCGGCATGGTGTTCCAGAAGCCCAATCCCTTCCCCAAGTCGATCTACGACAATGTCGCCTATGGCCCGCGCATCCATGGCCTCGCGCGCAACAAGACCGATCTCGACGAGATCGTCGTCAATTCCCTGCGCAAGGCCGGACTTTTCGAAGAGGTCAAGGATCGCCTCGCCGAGCCCGGCACCGGCCTTTCCGGCGGCCAGCAGCAGCGCCTCTGCATTGCCCGCGCCATCGCCGTCGGCCCCGAAGTCATCCTCATGGACGAGCCCTGCTCGGCCCTCGACCCGATCGCCACCGCCATCATCGAAGAGCTGATCGACGAGCTGCGCACCAATTACACCATCGTCATCGTCACCCACTCCATGCAGCAGGCGGCCCGCGTCAGCCAGAAGACCGCCTTCTTCCACCTGGGCAATCTCATCGAGAAGGGTGACACCGAAGACATCTTCACCAATCCGGTGAACAAGCAGACCCAGGACTACATCATGGGCCGCATCGGCTGA
- the pstC gene encoding phosphate ABC transporter permease subunit PstC — translation MNTTIAAGLLLVLLGLAYHLGWSKSRALVTSDGQRVHSRPHYHGALVALWTLIPALLVLAIWAFFSPGVTHWFTVSQLPADVVASLDQLGLNAQLQRIRDIASGFGVTGEIQPFEQAAGNNLGRFQLLSFLIMIGAAAGLGILGLTFARKRISPRLRARNEVERAISLALIACSAVAILTTLGIVASLVTEAFRFFTFVSPADFFFGTVWAPKFSSTGAGDAGQYGLLPLLTGTLMISAIAMLVAVPIGLMTAIYLSQYAHRSVRAVVKPIVEILAGIPTIVYGFFALVTVGPFLRNLGDAIGLSISATSALTAGLVMGVMIIPFISSLSDDILNQVPRTLRDGAYGLGATQSETIRNVLLPAALPGIVGAFLLAVSRAIGETMIVVLAAGNAPILRGNPLEPVSTITVSIVNQLTGDTDFTGPQSLVAFALGLTLFVMTLCLNIVALYIVRRFREQYE, via the coding sequence GTGAACACAACGATCGCTGCCGGTCTGCTCCTCGTTCTTCTTGGCCTGGCTTACCACCTTGGCTGGTCGAAAAGCCGCGCTCTTGTCACGTCCGACGGGCAGCGGGTCCATTCCCGCCCGCACTATCATGGCGCCCTCGTTGCGCTCTGGACGCTCATTCCCGCGCTGCTCGTCCTGGCGATTTGGGCTTTCTTCTCGCCGGGCGTCACCCACTGGTTCACCGTCTCCCAGCTCCCGGCCGATGTCGTCGCCAGCCTCGACCAGCTGGGCCTCAACGCCCAGCTCCAGCGCATCCGCGACATCGCCTCCGGCTTCGGCGTTACCGGCGAGATCCAGCCATTCGAACAGGCTGCCGGAAACAATCTAGGGCGGTTCCAGCTCCTCAGCTTCCTCATCATGATCGGCGCTGCGGCGGGCCTCGGCATTCTGGGCCTGACCTTCGCCCGCAAGCGCATCAGTCCGCGCCTTCGCGCCCGCAATGAGGTCGAGCGCGCCATTTCCCTGGCGCTGATCGCCTGTTCGGCCGTCGCCATCCTCACCACTCTGGGCATCGTCGCCTCGCTGGTCACCGAAGCCTTCCGCTTCTTCACCTTTGTCAGCCCGGCCGACTTCTTCTTCGGCACCGTCTGGGCCCCAAAATTCTCCTCCACCGGCGCCGGTGACGCCGGCCAATATGGCCTCCTGCCGCTCTTGACCGGCACGCTGATGATCTCGGCCATCGCCATGCTGGTCGCCGTGCCGATCGGGCTGATGACCGCCATCTATCTCAGCCAATATGCGCACCGGTCGGTCCGCGCCGTGGTCAAGCCGATCGTCGAAATTCTCGCCGGCATCCCCACCATCGTCTATGGCTTCTTCGCCCTCGTCACGGTTGGCCCGTTCCTGCGCAATCTCGGCGATGCCATCGGCCTTTCGATCAGCGCCACCAGCGCGCTGACGGCGGGCCTCGTCATGGGCGTGATGATCATCCCCTTCATCTCCTCGCTCTCGGATGACATTCTCAACCAGGTGCCGCGCACTCTGCGCGATGGCGCCTATGGCCTGGGCGCGACCCAGTCCGAAACCATCCGCAATGTGCTGCTGCCCGCGGCCCTGCCCGGCATTGTCGGCGCCTTCCTCCTCGCCGTCAGCCGCGCCATCGGCGAAACCATGATCGTGGTTCTGGCCGCCGGCAATGCGCCGATCCTCCGCGGCAATCCGCTTGAGCCGGTCTCGACCATCACCGTTTCCATCGTCAACCAGCTGACCGGAGATACCGATTTCACCGGTCCCCAGTCGCTGGTCGCCTTTGCCCTGGGCCTCACGCTCTTCGTGATGACCCTCTGCCTCAACATCGTTGCCCTCTACATCGTCCGCCGCTTCCGGGAGCAGTATGAATGA
- a CDS encoding IclR family transcriptional regulator — MREGDIINGLVRGLAVIECFDEEHARLSITDVAERTGLERATARRCLLTLVHLGYASYDGKFFQLTPRVLSLGHTYLSAMPLPRLVQPFLEELSRETSESTSAAMLDGTDILYIARASTRRVMSINLAPGARLPAYCTSMGRTLLAALPPAEARAILDRSDLVAYTDRTKADIPGITTELAVIAAQGFAVIDQELELGLGSIAVPLYNASGKVVAAINIGAQTARASTSHMIANFLPLMRKVQAELRPILR; from the coding sequence ATGCGCGAGGGCGACATCATCAACGGACTGGTCCGGGGCCTCGCGGTCATCGAGTGCTTCGACGAAGAGCACGCCCGCCTCTCCATCACCGACGTGGCCGAACGCACCGGCCTTGAGCGCGCCACGGCGCGACGGTGCCTGCTCACCCTCGTCCATCTCGGCTATGCCAGCTATGACGGCAAATTCTTCCAGCTGACCCCGCGCGTCCTCAGCCTCGGGCACACTTATCTCTCGGCCATGCCGCTACCGCGCCTCGTCCAGCCCTTCCTCGAAGAGCTGTCGCGCGAAACCAGCGAAAGCACCTCGGCCGCCATGCTCGACGGCACCGACATTCTCTACATCGCCCGCGCCTCGACGCGCCGCGTCATGTCGATCAATCTCGCCCCCGGCGCCCGCTTGCCCGCCTATTGCACCTCCATGGGCCGCACGCTCCTCGCCGCCCTGCCGCCCGCCGAGGCGCGCGCCATTCTCGACCGATCCGATCTCGTCGCCTATACCGATCGCACCAAGGCCGACATTCCCGGCATCACCACCGAGCTTGCCGTCATCGCCGCCCAGGGCTTTGCCGTCATCGACCAGGAGCTCGAACTCGGCCTCGGCTCCATCGCAGTGCCGCTCTACAACGCCTCCGGCAAGGTGGTGGCCGCCATCAATATCGGCGCCCAGACCGCCCGCGCCTCCACTTCGCACATGATCGCCAATTTTTTGCCCCTCATGCGCAAGGTCCAGGCCGAACTCCGCCCGATCCTGCGCTAG
- a CDS encoding aspartate aminotransferase family protein: protein MLKFDESARIIASESRFVSGGVNSNFRLGMGPGPLVFTHGEGAYLHDVDGNKLIDYYCGMGATVLGHSPKGVQQAVKDQVEKGILFAGQSPIEYEAARIICERIPSAERLRFGSSGSEVAQAAMRLARAATGRRAIVKFEGHYHGWFDNILWSTAPALADAGPADDPALIAGSKGQGANDGDGLDVLQWNDLAAVEARLAKGDVAALVMEAAMCNQGAIAPGEGYLEGVQAACRKHGTILVFDEVITGFRLGQKGAQGRFGITPDLSLFAKAIANGFPVAAIVGRADLMDLFATGGVLHGGTFNSQPVAMAAMVATQKALTPEHYEKTSVYGVRLRDGIRDIFKEVGIKAQVTGFELMFHIGFGLDAPARNYRDLARADKAGYSRFSQALLRNGVRVLERGAWFVSSEHNDEVVDKTLEAVRAAAKEVAPTLGN from the coding sequence ATGCTGAAGTTCGACGAGTCCGCACGCATTATCGCGTCCGAGTCTCGCTTTGTGTCCGGCGGCGTGAACAGCAATTTCCGTCTTGGCATGGGCCCCGGCCCCCTGGTCTTCACCCATGGTGAAGGGGCCTATCTCCATGACGTCGATGGCAACAAGCTGATCGATTATTATTGCGGCATGGGCGCCACGGTTCTCGGCCACAGCCCCAAGGGCGTGCAGCAGGCCGTCAAGGACCAGGTCGAAAAAGGCATTCTCTTCGCCGGCCAGTCGCCTATCGAATATGAAGCCGCCCGCATCATCTGCGAGCGTATCCCCAGTGCCGAGCGCCTGCGCTTCGGCTCGTCGGGCTCCGAAGTGGCCCAGGCCGCAATGCGCCTCGCACGCGCTGCAACCGGCCGCCGCGCCATCGTCAAGTTCGAGGGCCACTACCACGGCTGGTTCGACAACATCCTGTGGTCCACCGCTCCCGCTCTCGCCGACGCCGGCCCTGCCGACGATCCGGCGTTGATCGCAGGCAGCAAGGGCCAGGGCGCGAACGATGGCGACGGCCTCGACGTGCTGCAGTGGAACGACCTCGCCGCCGTCGAGGCGCGCCTGGCCAAGGGCGACGTCGCTGCGCTGGTGATGGAAGCTGCCATGTGCAACCAGGGCGCCATCGCACCGGGCGAAGGCTATCTCGAGGGCGTGCAGGCCGCATGCCGCAAGCACGGCACCATCCTCGTCTTTGACGAAGTCATCACCGGCTTCCGCCTCGGCCAGAAGGGCGCCCAGGGCCGCTTCGGCATCACGCCCGATCTCTCGCTCTTCGCCAAGGCCATCGCCAACGGTTTCCCCGTGGCCGCCATTGTCGGCCGCGCCGACCTGATGGACCTGTTCGCCACCGGGGGCGTGCTGCACGGCGGCACCTTCAATTCCCAGCCCGTCGCCATGGCCGCCATGGTGGCGACGCAGAAGGCCCTCACGCCCGAGCACTACGAGAAGACTTCGGTCTATGGCGTGCGCCTGCGCGACGGCATCCGCGACATCTTCAAGGAAGTCGGCATCAAGGCCCAGGTCACCGGCTTCGAGCTGATGTTCCACATCGGCTTCGGTCTCGACGCGCCCGCCCGCAACTATCGCGACCTCGCCCGCGCCGACAAGGCCGGCTATTCGCGGTTCTCGCAGGCCCTGCTGCGCAACGGCGTTCGCGTCCTCGAGCGCGGCGCGTGGTTTGTCTCCTCCGAGCACAATGACGAAGTCGTCGACAAGACCCTTGAGGCCGTTCGCGCTGCCGCCAAGGAAGTGGCGCCCACTCTGGGCAACTGA
- a CDS encoding MFS transporter produces MSERPSILAPFRHEHFRLLWLATLVSNLGGLVQSVGAGWMMTTLTTSHNMVALVQASTTLPIMVFSIAAGALADNFDRRTVMLIAQSGMALVSLVLAVFAFMGLLNPWLLLTFTFLIGCGSALFNPSWQASMGDLVPRDELPGAVTLNAMGFNMMRSVGPAVGGLIVAFAGASAAFAINAVSYLALIGALWRWKPNRVPARLPRETLGRAMWAGIRYVSLSPNLLTVLFRGFLFGVAAIVVLALLPSVASEFVGGGAMVYGTLLGCFGLGAIIGAFLNGRVRQRFSNEAIVRMACLGFAIACVTLGFSRDPILSHLALLPAGACWVLALSLFNVSIQLSSPRWVVGRALSLYQTATFGGMAAGSWLWGAAADSIGPDWALASASVVLILCMLVGFRLALPQFDDRDLNPLDTFNEPLLRLDLRPRSGPIMVMIDYHIAQEDIPRFLGLMSERRRIRMRDGARQWSLLRDLEHPELWVESYHVPTWIDYVRHNMRRTKADADNIDQLRALHRGEGNPMVHRMIERQTVPLNDTTPLRDTPEVGP; encoded by the coding sequence CACGAACATTTCCGCCTGCTGTGGCTGGCGACGCTGGTGTCCAATCTTGGCGGGCTGGTGCAGTCGGTCGGGGCGGGCTGGATGATGACGACCCTCACCACTTCGCACAATATGGTGGCGCTGGTGCAGGCCTCGACGACGCTGCCGATTATGGTGTTTTCCATCGCCGCGGGGGCGCTGGCCGACAATTTCGACCGGCGCACAGTGATGCTGATCGCCCAGTCGGGCATGGCGCTGGTGTCGCTGGTGCTGGCCGTCTTCGCCTTCATGGGCCTCCTCAATCCCTGGCTGCTGTTGACCTTCACCTTTCTCATCGGCTGCGGATCGGCGCTGTTCAACCCATCCTGGCAGGCCTCGATGGGCGATCTCGTGCCCAGGGATGAGCTGCCGGGTGCGGTGACGCTCAATGCCATGGGTTTCAACATGATGCGAAGCGTCGGCCCGGCAGTGGGCGGGCTCATCGTTGCCTTTGCAGGGGCCAGCGCGGCTTTCGCCATCAATGCGGTTTCCTATCTGGCGCTGATCGGGGCGCTTTGGCGCTGGAAGCCCAACCGCGTCCCGGCGCGGCTGCCGCGCGAGACGCTGGGGCGGGCCATGTGGGCGGGCATTCGCTATGTGTCGCTGTCGCCCAATCTGCTGACCGTGCTGTTCCGCGGCTTCCTCTTCGGCGTTGCGGCCATCGTGGTGCTGGCGCTGTTGCCGTCGGTGGCCAGCGAATTCGTCGGCGGCGGGGCCATGGTCTATGGCACGCTGCTCGGTTGTTTCGGGCTGGGTGCTATCATCGGCGCCTTCCTCAATGGGCGCGTGCGCCAACGCTTCAGCAATGAAGCCATCGTGCGCATGGCATGCCTTGGCTTTGCCATTGCCTGCGTGACGCTCGGCTTTAGCCGCGATCCCATCCTCAGCCATCTGGCGTTGTTGCCGGCCGGCGCCTGCTGGGTTCTGGCGCTGTCGCTGTTCAACGTCTCGATCCAGCTCTCCTCACCGCGCTGGGTGGTGGGGCGGGCGCTCTCGCTCTACCAGACTGCCACCTTTGGCGGCATGGCGGCGGGCAGCTGGCTCTGGGGCGCGGCAGCGGACAGCATCGGGCCGGACTGGGCGCTGGCCTCGGCAAGCGTGGTGCTGATCCTCTGCATGCTGGTGGGGTTCCGCCTGGCCCTGCCGCAGTTCGACGACCGCGACCTCAACCCGCTCGACACCTTCAACGAACCCCTGCTGCGGCTCGATCTCAGGCCGCGCAGCGGGCCGATCATGGTGATGATCGATTATCACATCGCCCAGGAGGATATTCCGCGCTTTTTGGGGCTGATGAGCGAGCGACGCCGTATCCGCATGCGAGACGGGGCGCGGCAATGGTCGCTGCTGCGTGATTTGGAACATCCCGAATTGTGGGTCGAAAGCTACCACGTGCCGACCTGGATCGACTATGTCCGGCACAATATGCGGCGCACCAAGGCCGATGCGGACAATATCGACCAATTGCGGGCGTTGCACCGGGGCGAAGGCAATCCGATGGTGCATCGCATGATCGAACGCCAGACCGTGCCGCTCAACGATACGACGCCGCTGCGCGATACCCCGGAGGTTGGGCCTTAG